AATGGCCGGCTCCCATCCAAGTTCGTTTGGGAGGTTTGCACCGGGCACCCCGTTGAACGCCCGGTCAAGGAGACCGTGTTCAAAGCGGCTCAATTTGGCGGCATCGCGCATTTTTGCGGGTATTTGAACTCCAAAGGGCTCGACGGCTTCAGCAGGGCGCGGCTGCTGCGAGAGGTCCGCGAGAACACCCAATTTTGACTGCTGTTCATAGGGCCTTCCTTATCATGCGCTCCTTTGACAGCCTCGATGAACGGGAGATACTGGCTCTGGCCATCTCGCAGGAGGAGGAGGACGCGCGTATTTACGACGATTTCGCCCATGGCTTGGAGACCAATTATCCGGAGCAAGCGAAGAAATTCGCCGACATGCGCAAGGATGAAGACGGCCATCGCCATCGGTTGCTGGATCTCTATCGGACCCGCTTTGGCGAACACGTGCCGCTGATACGCCGTCAGGATGTCCGCGGCTTCGTGCGCCGGCGCCCCGTCTGGCTGGTGCGCCCTTTGGGGCTGAAAGCGGTGCAGAAAGAGGCCGAGTTGATGGAGATGGAAACCAAGCGCTTTTATGAGGCGGCGGCGCGGCGTTCGCCCGACGCGGCCATTCGCCAATTGCTGGGGGACCTCGCCGAGGAAGAGCGGCATCATGCTGAAACGGCGGAGAGCATCGCGCAGACCAAACTGAGCGAGGAAGAATCAGCCCGGCGGAAGCGGCTGTTTCTGCTGCAGGTCGTCCAACCCGGTCTCGCCGGATTAATGGATGGCTCGGTATCTACTCTGGCGCCCCTGTTCGCTGCCGCCTTCGCCACACACCAAAGCCTGGATGCCCTGCGCGTTGGCTTGGCCGCCAGCCTCGGCGCGGGCATCAGCATGGGCTTTGCCGAAGCGCTGTCCGATGACGGCAACCTCACCGGACGTGGCCATCCCTGGGCGCGAGGAACGGTTTGCGGGCTGATGACGACCCTCGGCGGCATCGGACATAGCCTGCCTTTTTTAATACATAATCTTCGGACTGCCACCTCCGTGGCGGTGACAGTGGTCATAATAGAATTGATCGTCATTGCCTGGGTCCGCCGGCGCTACATGGACACGGCGTTGTCCTCGGCGGTGATCCAGGTCGTTATCGGTGGAGTATTGGTGTTTTTGGTGGGAGTTTTAATCGGGAGCACATAGCTGCTATAGGTGTAGCTTTGATTGACACGCCCGGAAACTGTGAGATTTTACCGGCAAAAATGAGCTAAACGCTATGATTAAGAGATACCTATGCACGTGCCTGGCCACCCTGAGCGCCTTGGCTCTGCCGATTTGCAACGCTGCAGATAATGAGGCGTCTAAAACCCCGGTAGATGTCAGCAAGCTGCCGCTCCCTTCCGACCGGAAAGATGTGACCTACGCGGCTGATATCCGTCCGCTGTTCGAGAAGTCCTGCGTCCGTTGCCACGGCCCACAAAAGCCCAAAGGAAAATTGCGCCTGGACAGTCTCGAGGGTGTCCTCAAGGGCGGCGAGGATGGCAAAGTGGTCCTGCCGGGGAACAGCGCCGGAAGCGTGCTGATCCATAATGTCGCTCATATCGGCGACCCAGATGATTATATGCCGCCGCCGAAAAACAAGGCCGGCATCCCGCCCCTGACGCGTGAGCAGATAAGCCTCCTGCGCGCCTGGATCGATCAAGGCGCCAAGTGACCGGGCCTTTACAAGTCGTTACGACTGCTCTTGGTCTTGAAAAATATCAGCGCCATATCTTTTTGTGCGCGGACCAGACGGAGCCCAAATGTGCCCCGCGCGAGCAGGGTTTGGCTTCGTGGGAGTTCCTGAAAAAGCGATTGAAAGAGCTGCAACTGAGCGAGCCCAGGGGGCTGGTGTACCGCACGAAGGTCAATTGCCTGCGGGTTTGTGCGCACGGTCCAATTGCTGTGGTGTACCCGGAAGCCGTCTGGTATCATTCGTGCATCCCGGTAGTCCTCGAACGCATCATCCAGGAACATTTAATCCAGGGAAAAATCGTCCACGAGTTCGCATTCGCAAAAAACCCGCACTTTGGCCAGGGAGCAGCAAGCTGCTAAACTAGCCCCGAGAGAACCCATCGCGGCGGATGGCGGCTAGAATTTCCGCGGGCTGCGGGAACTTTGCATCTTAGCAGCGGAGCGAACTCAAGCGAATTTTTGAAAACCCGTGAAATTCGCCTCTCCCTTCTTCACTCCTCCAACAGCTTGTCCACTTTTGCGGCCATAACGAAATCGCTTTCGGTCAGCGCATCGATTTTGTGGGTCCAAATGGTCAGCTTGACTTTGCCCCAAGCAAGGTAAATGTCCGGATGATGCCCCTGTGCTTCGGCCAGCTCACCCACCCGATTAGTAAAATCAAGTGCTTCGCGGAAGTTCTTGAACTTATACTCCTTTTCGAGATGGTGCTCCTCGACTACTCGCCAACCCTGCAACTGGCCCGCGAATCCCGCCAGGGCCTTCCCTTTGAGCGGGGCGACTCCACCCTTGCAAGGCACGCACTCTTTTTCGGCTAATGTTGTCATAATACGCCTCTCCTTCCTCTTCGATTAATCTCACTTTACCACACAAAACCTAAATATGCTCCCCTAGCACCGGAGGCGGGTGGTAAGGCAGGTCGCGTTCGGGGGTCAGGGGGGCGGTCTCCCGGGCCAGCACACGATATTGGCGGATTTGGAATGATACTTCCTTGCCATCCTCGAGGCCTTGGCGGGCGTAGTCTTCTTTGCTCATCCGCGCGCGAACCACCAGGCCGCTGGAAAGCTCCAGCTCAACTCGCAGCATGACACCCAGGAAGAAGGTGCGCCGCAGCACCGCGCGGTAGCGGTGCTCGGCCAGATCGGAGGAAATCTCGACGGCATAGGGACGAAACCCGATGCGGAGCTTCTGGCCCTCGGCCTGACCATGCGCGGGGAATTCCAGCTCGCCAAGGCGCGCCACGCCATCGCGAACCTCGGGTTCGAGCACATTCATGACCCCAATGAACCGGGCGACAAATTCGTTGGCGGGTTGATCATAAACCTCGCGCGGCGCGCCGACCTGTTCGAGAACACCGCGCGAAAAGATCACGATTCGGTTGGCCACTTCCATCGCCTCTTCCTGGTCGTGGGTGACGAAGATCGTCGTCACATTCAGGTCATGGTGCAGTCTGACGAGCCATTCCCTGAGTTCCTGGCGGATTTTGGCATCGACAGCGCCGAAGGGCTCATCCAGCAGGAGGACAGTTGGTTTAGGGGCCAAGGCGCGGGCGATGGCAACCCGCTGCCGCTGTCCGCCGGAAAGCTGGTGCGGATAACGCCTCTCGAGACCGTCGAGGCCGAAGAGCGCCAGCAGTTCGGCAATCCGCGCTTTGATGTCGGCCCGTTTCCATTTTTTGATCTTCAAGCCGAAGGCGATGTTCTTGAAGACGGTCATGTTTTTGAACAAGGCATAATTCTGAAAGACAAAGCCGATGTTGCGCTGTTGCACCGAGAGGTCGTTGACCCGCCTGCCGCGGATGAACACGTCCCCCTGAGTGGGGATTTCCAACCCGGCAATCATCCGCAGGACGGTGGTTTTTCCGCCGCCGCTGGGTCCCAGCAAGGCCATCAACTCGCCATCTTTGACTGAAAAGGAAACATTATGAACGGCATCGACGTTGCCGAATCGCTTGCTGACGTGTCGAAGTTCAATGCTCATTCAGTTGCGTTCATCTGCCTTCATCCACGGTTTTGTAAGGGTTAAAAACCCGGGCATCCACCAGGCCCCGGGCATGCTCGCGGGCCTGTTTCCATTCGAGAAAGGTCTTGATCGCCAATGTGAGCAAGGCAAGCAAGGCAAGCAAGCTGGCCACCGCAAAGGCGGCCGGGGCGTCGTACTCGTTGTAGAGCTTCTCGACGCGCAGGGGCATGGTGTCGGTAAGGCCGGTGATATGGCCTGAAACAACCGAGACGGCGCCGAACTCGCCCATGGCGCGCGCATTGCAAAGGATAATCCCATAGATGAGCCCCCATTTAACCGAGGGCAGCGTGACATGCCAGAAGGTTTGCCATCCGTTGGCGCCCAAGGTGAGGGCCGCCTGTTCCTGCTCGGCGCCGGTAGCCTGCATCACGGGAATCAACTCGCGCGCCACAAAGGGGAACGTAACGAAAACGGTGGCCAGCACCATGCCGGGGACCGCAAAGATGATCTTTATATCGTGGGAAGCGAGCCACGGACCGAAAAAGCCTTGCAACCCGAAGAGAACCACAAACATCAACCCCGCCACTACCGGTGAGACAGAGAAGGGCAGGTCGATAAGGGTGATGAGGAGCGATTTGCCACGGAATTGAAATTTGGCGATTGCCCATGCCGCTGCCAGCCCGAACAAGACGTTTAAGGGCACGCAGATGGCTGCTACTGTCAGGGTCAGCCGGATGGCTGACCACGAATCGGGCGATGTAAGGGACTGGCAATAATAGCTCCAGCCTTTGGCCAGGGCCTGGGCGAATACATTCACGAGCGGCAGGAGCAGGAATACAACTGAAAACGCCAGCGCGATGGCGATCAGAAGCCATTTGATGAAGGGCGGTTCATCGGCGCCCCGCTGCGAGGCGCGCGGTGGCGGTGTCAGCTTGGTTGTAACTGTTCCCGGCATGTGGTTAATGTTCGAAACGGCTCGCCCATTGTTCGAGCAGGTTGATAGCCGCCAGCAGCGCAAACGAGAAGACCATCAAAACGAACGCCAGAGCAATGGCGCCGTGATAATCGTACTCGTCCAGGCGCATGACAATGAGATAAGGCGCGATTTCGGTTTTGAAAGGGACGTTGCCGGAAATGAAAACAATCGAGCCGTATTCACCAACCGCGCGCGCAAAGGCAAGGGCGAATCCGGTTAGCAGGGGTGGCGCCAGAGAAGGGGCGATGATGCTGGCGAACGTGCGCAATCGGCTGGCCCCCAGAGTAGCGGCTGCCTCTTCGACGTCGCGTTCGAGGTTCTCGAGGACCGGCTGGAGTGTGCGCACCACGAATGGCATTCCCACAAACGTCAGCGCAATCACCACTCCTAGCGGAGTAAAGGCGCCTTTGATTCCAAGGGGCGCCAAATAGCGGCCAAGCCAGCCATTGGCCGCGAACAGATTCGCCAGCGTCAGTCCGGCTACCGCAGTCGGTAATGCGAATGGGAAATCAACCATCGCGTCGATAATGCGGCGGCCTGGGAATCTGTAGCGCACCAGGACCCAGGCAAGAAGCGTTCCGAAAAGGGCATTGGCGAGCGCCGCCAGGCCTGAGGCGCCAAAAGTGAGCCGGTAAGCCGCCAGGGCTCGCTCGGTGGTCGCCAGCCGCCAAAAATCGTGCCAAGA
The Verrucomicrobiia bacterium genome window above contains:
- a CDS encoding ferritin family protein — translated: MRSFDSLDEREILALAISQEEEDARIYDDFAHGLETNYPEQAKKFADMRKDEDGHRHRLLDLYRTRFGEHVPLIRRQDVRGFVRRRPVWLVRPLGLKAVQKEAELMEMETKRFYEAAARRSPDAAIRQLLGDLAEEERHHAETAESIAQTKLSEEESARRKRLFLLQVVQPGLAGLMDGSVSTLAPLFAAAFATHQSLDALRVGLAASLGAGISMGFAEALSDDGNLTGRGHPWARGTVCGLMTTLGGIGHSLPFLIHNLRTATSVAVTVVIIELIVIAWVRRRYMDTALSSAVIQVVIGGVLVFLVGVLIGST
- a CDS encoding c-type cytochrome domain-containing protein, giving the protein MIKRYLCTCLATLSALALPICNAADNEASKTPVDVSKLPLPSDRKDVTYAADIRPLFEKSCVRCHGPQKPKGKLRLDSLEGVLKGGEDGKVVLPGNSAGSVLIHNVAHIGDPDDYMPPPKNKAGIPPLTREQISLLRAWIDQGAK
- a CDS encoding (2Fe-2S) ferredoxin domain-containing protein gives rise to the protein MTGPLQVVTTALGLEKYQRHIFLCADQTEPKCAPREQGLASWEFLKKRLKELQLSEPRGLVYRTKVNCLRVCAHGPIAVVYPEAVWYHSCIPVVLERIIQEHLIQGKIVHEFAFAKNPHFGQGAASC
- a CDS encoding 4a-hydroxytetrahydrobiopterin dehydratase, which translates into the protein MTTLAEKECVPCKGGVAPLKGKALAGFAGQLQGWRVVEEHHLEKEYKFKNFREALDFTNRVGELAEAQGHHPDIYLAWGKVKLTIWTHKIDALTESDFVMAAKVDKLLEE
- a CDS encoding ABC transporter ATP-binding protein, which produces MSIELRHVSKRFGNVDAVHNVSFSVKDGELMALLGPSGGGKTTVLRMIAGLEIPTQGDVFIRGRRVNDLSVQQRNIGFVFQNYALFKNMTVFKNIAFGLKIKKWKRADIKARIAELLALFGLDGLERRYPHQLSGGQRQRVAIARALAPKPTVLLLDEPFGAVDAKIRQELREWLVRLHHDLNVTTIFVTHDQEEAMEVANRIVIFSRGVLEQVGAPREVYDQPANEFVARFIGVMNVLEPEVRDGVARLGELEFPAHGQAEGQKLRIGFRPYAVEISSDLAEHRYRAVLRRTFFLGVMLRVELELSSGLVVRARMSKEDYARQGLEDGKEVSFQIRQYRVLARETAPLTPERDLPYHPPPVLGEHI
- the cysW gene encoding sulfate ABC transporter permease subunit CysW, giving the protein MPGTVTTKLTPPPRASQRGADEPPFIKWLLIAIALAFSVVFLLLPLVNVFAQALAKGWSYYCQSLTSPDSWSAIRLTLTVAAICVPLNVLFGLAAAWAIAKFQFRGKSLLITLIDLPFSVSPVVAGLMFVVLFGLQGFFGPWLASHDIKIIFAVPGMVLATVFVTFPFVARELIPVMQATGAEQEQAALTLGANGWQTFWHVTLPSVKWGLIYGIILCNARAMGEFGAVSVVSGHITGLTDTMPLRVEKLYNEYDAPAAFAVASLLALLALLTLAIKTFLEWKQAREHARGLVDARVFNPYKTVDEGR
- the cysT gene encoding sulfate ABC transporter permease subunit CysT, whose product is MARAKFNALPGFGLTFGFTLFYLSAIVLIPFAGLIIRACELSWHDFWRLATTERALAAYRLTFGASGLAALANALFGTLLAWVLVRYRFPGRRIIDAMVDFPFALPTAVAGLTLANLFAANGWLGRYLAPLGIKGAFTPLGVVIALTFVGMPFVVRTLQPVLENLERDVEEAAATLGASRLRTFASIIAPSLAPPLLTGFALAFARAVGEYGSIVFISGNVPFKTEIAPYLIVMRLDEYDYHGAIALAFVLMVFSFALLAAINLLEQWASRFEH